The proteins below come from a single Thermopolyspora flexuosa genomic window:
- the nrfD gene encoding NrfD/PsrC family molybdoenzyme membrane anchor subunit, which produces MRRPPRGDLPGHAADPATEARPGRGGRRRSAEHAMVPEAEFRSYHGQPILKRPVWHEPHMPLYLYLGGVSGASSTLAAAARATGRHRLALATRIIAALSGAAGSALLVAELGRPERFLNMLRVIKPTSPMSLGSWILALQGGLTAAAAGSAVTGLLPAAGDLAGAAAAVTGPLMATYTAVLVSDTAIPAWHEARRELPFLFAGSALAGAGALAMLTVPRPEAGPARAIATAGAAIELAAEHAITHRLGIVAEPYTTGSAGRLLRAARLLAAAGGALAPLAGRHRVLTAASALALTAGAICTRFAVLRAGRASAADPRYTVVPQRKRIYGTLEMP; this is translated from the coding sequence ATGCGGCGCCCACCACGAGGCGACCTGCCCGGCCACGCGGCCGACCCGGCCACCGAGGCCCGGCCGGGACGCGGCGGGCGGCGGCGGTCGGCGGAACATGCGATGGTGCCCGAGGCCGAGTTCCGCTCCTACCACGGGCAGCCGATACTCAAGCGCCCGGTCTGGCACGAGCCGCACATGCCGCTCTACCTCTACCTCGGCGGCGTGTCCGGGGCCTCCTCGACCCTCGCCGCCGCGGCCCGCGCGACCGGGCGGCACCGCCTCGCGCTCGCCACGCGGATCATCGCCGCACTGTCCGGAGCCGCCGGGTCGGCGCTGCTCGTCGCCGAGCTGGGACGGCCCGAACGCTTCCTCAACATGCTCCGGGTGATCAAGCCCACCTCCCCGATGAGCCTCGGCTCGTGGATCCTCGCCCTGCAGGGCGGGCTCACCGCGGCCGCCGCCGGATCGGCCGTCACCGGCCTGCTCCCGGCCGCCGGGGATCTGGCGGGAGCCGCCGCCGCCGTGACCGGTCCGCTCATGGCCACCTACACCGCCGTACTGGTGAGCGACACCGCCATACCCGCCTGGCACGAGGCCCGCCGCGAGCTGCCGTTCCTCTTCGCGGGCAGCGCGCTCGCCGGGGCCGGTGCGCTCGCCATGCTCACCGTCCCACGTCCCGAGGCCGGACCCGCCCGAGCCATCGCCACCGCTGGCGCGGCGATCGAGCTCGCCGCCGAGCACGCCATCACCCACCGGCTCGGCATAGTCGCCGAGCCGTACACCACCGGCAGCGCGGGACGCCTGCTACGCGCCGCCCGCCTGCTCGCCGCCGCAGGCGGGGCGCTCGCCCCGCTCGCCGGGAGACACCGCGTACTCACCGCGGCCTCCGCGCTCGCGCTCACCGCCGGGGCGATCTGCACCCGGTTCGCCGTCCTGCGCGCCGGACGCGCCTCTGCAGCCGACCCGCGCTACACCGTGGTTCCGCAGCGGAAGCGTATCTATGGAACTCTTGAGATGCCGTAG
- a CDS encoding 4Fe-4S dicluster domain-containing protein produces the protein MAERMGFFTDTSVCIGCKACEVACKEWNQVPDDGFVFRATSYDNTGALGASTWRHVAFIEPDRPVTGDGLDGWLMASDVCKHCTEAGCLDVCPTGALFRTEFGTVVVQADVCNGCGYCVPACPFGVIDRREGDGRAFKCTLCYDRLRGGLEPACAKACPTDSIQFGPLDELRERAEARLDRLHREGRANARLYGEDPGDGIGGAGAFFLLLDEPEVYGLPPDPVVPTRDLPQMWRWAAAAAATLATVTTLAVLGRR, from the coding sequence ATGGCTGAGCGGATGGGGTTCTTCACCGACACCAGCGTGTGCATCGGCTGCAAGGCGTGCGAGGTCGCCTGCAAGGAGTGGAACCAGGTGCCCGACGACGGGTTCGTGTTCCGCGCCACCTCGTACGACAACACCGGCGCGCTCGGCGCGAGCACCTGGCGGCACGTGGCGTTCATCGAGCCGGACCGGCCGGTGACCGGCGACGGCCTCGACGGCTGGCTGATGGCCTCGGACGTGTGCAAGCACTGCACCGAGGCCGGCTGCCTCGACGTGTGCCCGACCGGGGCGCTGTTCCGCACCGAGTTCGGCACGGTCGTGGTGCAGGCCGACGTGTGCAACGGCTGCGGGTACTGCGTGCCGGCCTGCCCGTTCGGCGTGATCGACCGCCGCGAGGGCGACGGCCGCGCGTTCAAGTGCACCCTGTGCTACGACCGGCTGCGCGGCGGCCTGGAACCCGCCTGCGCCAAGGCCTGCCCCACCGACTCGATCCAGTTCGGCCCGCTCGACGAGCTGCGCGAACGCGCCGAGGCCCGCCTCGACCGCCTGCACCGCGAGGGCCGGGCGAACGCGCGGCTGTACGGCGAGGACCCCGGCGACGGCATCGGCGGCGCGGGCGCGTTCTTCCTCCTGCTCGACGAGCCCGAGGTGTACGGCCTGCCACCCGACCCCGTGGTCCCCACCCGCGACCTGCCCCAGATGTGGCGCTGGGCCGCGGCCGCCGCGGCCACCCTCGCCACCGTCACCACCCTCGCCGTCCTGGGCAGGCGGTGA
- the fdh gene encoding formate dehydrogenase, with product MSRRERPPGPGRDGRPGARIRRWPVLRQLLGQDPRAEAARSAHTDALRPRTEDADHVARSICPYCAVGCGQLVYVKDGRVTQIEGDPGSPISRGRLCPKGAASRQLVTRPSRRTTVLYRRPYGTEWETLDLETAMDMIADRVVATRRRTWQETDAEGRVLRRTLGIASLGGATLDNEENYLMKKLYTALGAIQIENQARIUHSATVPGLGTSFGRGGATTFQQDLANADCIVIQGSNMAECHPVGFQWVMEAKARGATVFHIDPRYTRTSAMADAHLPIRAGTDIVLLGALINHVLSGGHEFREYVLNYTNAAHLVSEDFRDTEDLDGLFSGFDPAGRTYDPASWAYAHRADAPPPGEAGGASGAGRGREHAETAEAETYGSGGAAADAAAAVDPTLTHPRCVFQVLKRHFARYTPELVERACGIPRAEFARLADTVVACSGRDRTTAWVYSVGWTQHTTGAQFIRAAAILQLLLGNIGRPGGGILALRGHASIQGSTDIPTLFNILPGYLPMPHAGRHETLDAYLASAGPDTGFWGRKRAYLVSLLKAWWGEAATADNDFCFGYLPRLTGDHGHYATVLGQIDGTVKGYFVIGENPAVGSSGGRAQRFGLANLDWLVVRDLTLVETATFWKDGPEIATGEMRTEEIGTEVFFLPAASHVEKEGTFTNTQRLLQWREKAVDPPGDCRSDLWFYYHLGKRVKARMTDDEIDRPVRELAWDYPEEGPHAEPSAAAVLREIGGIGPDGRALASYTELRDDGSTRCGCWIYCGCYAGEVNRPARREPRGGADPWIAPGWGWAWPANRRILYNRASADPDGRPWSEAKACVWWDPAAGRWTGRDVPDCEPDKPPGHRPPPGARAEQALSGTDPFIMQADGKGWLYAPFGLADGPLPTHYEPHESPVANPLYGVQANPARVVYPRPESPYNPPRSPRFPYVLTTYRLTEHHTAGGMSRPLPYLAELQPELFCEVSPELAAERGLVNGGWATIVTSRTAIEARVLVTERMRPLRIEGRIVHQVGLPYHWGWGGDGLVTGDVANDLLPLALDPNVYIQESKAATCDIIPGRRPTGPALRELVRRYREDGDG from the coding sequence ATGAGCCGACGCGAGCGACCCCCCGGCCCCGGCCGCGACGGACGGCCGGGCGCCCGCATCCGCCGCTGGCCGGTGCTGCGGCAGCTGCTCGGCCAGGACCCGCGGGCGGAGGCGGCCCGTTCGGCGCACACCGACGCGCTGCGCCCGCGCACCGAGGACGCCGACCACGTCGCCCGGTCGATCTGCCCGTACTGCGCGGTGGGCTGCGGCCAGCTCGTGTACGTCAAGGACGGGCGCGTCACCCAGATCGAGGGCGACCCCGGCTCGCCGATCTCCCGCGGCCGGCTCTGCCCGAAGGGCGCGGCGAGCCGCCAGCTCGTCACCCGGCCGAGCAGGCGCACCACGGTGCTGTACCGCAGGCCGTACGGGACCGAGTGGGAGACCCTCGACCTCGAGACCGCGATGGACATGATCGCCGACCGGGTGGTGGCGACCCGGCGGCGGACCTGGCAGGAGACCGACGCCGAGGGACGGGTCCTGCGGCGCACGCTCGGCATCGCGAGCCTGGGCGGGGCGACGCTGGACAACGAAGAGAACTACCTGATGAAGAAGCTGTACACCGCCCTCGGCGCGATCCAGATCGAGAACCAGGCCCGCATATGACACTCCGCCACCGTCCCCGGTCTGGGGACCAGCTTCGGGCGCGGCGGCGCGACCACGTTCCAGCAGGACCTCGCGAACGCCGACTGCATCGTCATCCAGGGGTCGAACATGGCCGAATGCCACCCGGTCGGCTTCCAGTGGGTGATGGAGGCGAAGGCGCGCGGCGCCACGGTGTTCCACATCGACCCGCGCTACACCCGCACCAGCGCGATGGCCGACGCCCACCTGCCGATCCGGGCGGGCACCGACATCGTGCTGCTCGGCGCGCTCATCAACCACGTGCTGTCCGGCGGGCACGAGTTCCGCGAGTACGTGCTCAACTACACCAACGCCGCCCACCTGGTGTCGGAGGACTTCCGCGACACCGAGGACCTCGACGGGCTGTTCTCCGGGTTCGACCCGGCCGGCCGTACCTATGACCCGGCGAGCTGGGCGTACGCGCACCGGGCGGACGCGCCGCCGCCGGGCGAGGCGGGCGGGGCCTCCGGGGCCGGGCGCGGGCGCGAGCACGCCGAGACGGCCGAGGCGGAGACGTACGGCTCGGGCGGTGCCGCGGCCGACGCGGCGGCGGCCGTCGATCCGACGCTGACCCATCCGCGGTGCGTGTTTCAGGTGCTCAAGCGGCACTTCGCCCGCTACACCCCGGAGCTGGTGGAGCGGGCCTGCGGCATCCCGCGGGCGGAGTTCGCCCGGCTGGCCGACACGGTCGTCGCCTGCTCCGGACGGGACCGCACCACCGCGTGGGTGTACTCGGTGGGCTGGACCCAGCACACCACCGGCGCCCAGTTCATCCGCGCCGCCGCCATCCTGCAGCTGCTGCTCGGCAACATCGGCCGCCCGGGCGGGGGCATCCTCGCGCTGCGCGGCCACGCCAGCATCCAGGGCTCGACCGACATCCCGACGCTGTTCAACATCCTCCCCGGCTACCTGCCGATGCCGCACGCCGGGCGGCACGAGACCCTGGACGCCTACCTGGCGAGCGCCGGGCCGGACACCGGGTTCTGGGGCCGCAAACGCGCCTACCTGGTGAGCCTGCTCAAGGCCTGGTGGGGGGAGGCCGCCACGGCGGACAACGACTTCTGCTTCGGGTACCTGCCGCGGCTCACCGGCGACCACGGCCACTACGCCACCGTGCTCGGCCAGATCGACGGCACGGTCAAGGGCTACTTCGTGATCGGCGAGAACCCGGCGGTCGGCTCCTCCGGCGGCCGCGCCCAGCGGTTCGGCCTGGCCAACCTCGACTGGCTCGTCGTCCGCGACCTGACCCTCGTGGAGACCGCCACGTTCTGGAAGGACGGCCCCGAGATCGCCACCGGCGAGATGCGCACCGAGGAGATCGGCACCGAGGTGTTCTTCCTGCCCGCCGCGAGCCACGTGGAGAAGGAGGGCACCTTCACCAACACCCAGCGGCTGCTGCAGTGGCGGGAGAAGGCCGTCGACCCGCCCGGCGACTGCCGAAGCGACCTGTGGTTCTACTACCACCTCGGCAAACGCGTCAAGGCCCGGATGACGGACGACGAGATCGACCGGCCGGTACGCGAGCTCGCCTGGGACTACCCGGAGGAGGGCCCGCACGCCGAGCCGTCCGCCGCGGCCGTGCTGCGCGAGATCGGCGGCATCGGCCCGGACGGCCGCGCCCTGGCCTCGTACACCGAGCTGCGCGACGACGGCTCCACCCGGTGCGGCTGCTGGATCTACTGCGGCTGCTACGCCGGGGAGGTCAACCGGCCCGCCCGCCGCGAGCCGCGCGGCGGCGCCGACCCGTGGATCGCCCCCGGCTGGGGCTGGGCCTGGCCCGCCAACCGGCGCATCCTCTACAACCGGGCCTCCGCCGACCCGGACGGCCGCCCGTGGAGCGAGGCCAAGGCGTGCGTCTGGTGGGACCCGGCCGCCGGCCGCTGGACCGGCCGCGACGTGCCCGACTGCGAGCCGGACAAGCCGCCCGGCCACCGTCCGCCGCCGGGCGCCCGCGCCGAGCAGGCGCTCTCCGGCACCGACCCGTTCATCATGCAGGCCGACGGCAAGGGCTGGCTGTACGCCCCGTTCGGGCTCGCCGACGGGCCGCTGCCCACCCACTACGAGCCGCACGAGTCCCCGGTGGCCAACCCGCTGTACGGCGTGCAGGCCAACCCGGCCCGGGTCGTCTACCCGCGGCCCGAGTCGCCGTACAACCCGCCGCGCTCGCCCCGGTTCCCGTACGTGCTCACCACCTACCGGCTCACCGAGCACCACACCGCGGGCGGCATGAGCCGGCCCCTGCCGTACCTCGCCGAGCTGCAGCCCGAGCTGTTCTGCGAGGTGTCGCCGGAGCTCGCCGCCGAGCGCGGCCTGGTCAACGGCGGCTGGGCGACGATCGTCACCTCACGCACCGCGATCGAGGCCCGGGTGCTGGTCACCGAGCGCATGCGGCCGCTGCGCATCGAGGGGCGGATCGTCCACCAGGTCGGCCTGCCGTACCACTGGGGCTGGGGCGGCGACGGGCTCGTCACCGGCGACGTCGCCAACGACCTGCTGCCGCTCGCGCTCGACCCGAACGTCTACATCCAGGAGAGCAAGGCCGCCACCTGCGACATCATCCCGGGCCGCCGCCCGACCGGCCCGGCCCTGCGCGAGCTGGTGCGGCGCTACCGGGAGGACGGCGATGGCTGA